In Phyllostomus discolor isolate MPI-MPIP mPhyDis1 chromosome 2, mPhyDis1.pri.v3, whole genome shotgun sequence, the following are encoded in one genomic region:
- the FGF6 gene encoding fibroblast growth factor 6, with amino-acid sequence MALGQRLFITMSRGAGRLQGTLQALIFLGVLVGMVVPSPAGTRANSTLLDSRGWGTLLSRSRAGLAGEIAGVNWESGYLVGIKRQRRLYCNVGIGFHLQVSPDGRISGTHEENPYSLLEISTVERGVVSLFGVKSALFVAMNSKGRLYTTPSFQEECKFRETLLPNNYNAYESDLYRGTYIALSKHGRVKRGSKVSPIMTVTHFLPRI; translated from the exons ATGGCCCTGGGACAGAGGCTGTTCATCACTATGTCCCGGGGAGCAGGACGTCTTCAGGGCACGCTGCAGGCTCTCATCTTCCTGGGCGTCCTAGTGGGCATGGTGGTGCCCTCACCTGCGGGCACCCGCGCCAACAGCACGCTGCTGGACTCAAGGGGCTGGGGCACCCTGTTGTCCAGGTCCCGAGCTGGACTAGCTGGAGAGATTGCCGGGGTGAATTGGGAAAGTGGCTATTTGGTGGGGATCAAGCGGCAGCGGAGGCTCTACTGCAACGTGGGCATCGGCTTTCACCTCCAGGTGTCCCCCGACGGCCGGATCAGCGGGACCCACGAGGAGAACCCCTACA GCCTGCTGGAGATTTCCACAGTGGAGCGAGGTGTGGTGAGTCTCTTTGGAGTGAAAAGCGCCCTCTTTGTTGCCATGAACAGTAAAGGAAGATTGTACACAACG CCCAGCTTCCAAGAGGAATGCAAGTTCAGAGAAACCCTCCTGCCCAACAATTACAACGCCTATGAGTCAGACCTGTACCGAGGGACCTACATTGCACTGAGCAAACATGGACGGGTAAAGAGAGGCAGCAAGGTATCCCCAATCATGACCGTCACTCACTTCCTTCCCAGGATATAA